The region TTGTATTTCACCGGTTCCTCTGCAAGTAGGGCACTTTTCAGTAGTAATTACGGTCATTTCAGGACGTACTCGCTGGCGTGTAATTTCTACTAAACCAAAAGGACTCATAGGCAAAATTTTATGCTTTGCTCTATCGCTCTTCATTTCTTCTTTTAGTTTTTCGTATACCAGTTTTCGGTTACCCGATGTTTTTTGATCAATAAAATCAACTACTATAATACCACCCATATCGCGTAAGCGTAATTGACGTGCAATTTCACTGGCTGCTTCTAAGTTAATACGTAAAGCATTTTCTTCCTGTGCTTCATTCTTACCGCTCATATTTCCACTATTCACATCTATTACGTGCATAGCTTCGGTATGTTCAATAATTAAATAGCAACCACCCATAAAGTTGGCTTCTTTTCCAAAGCTGGCCTTTATTTGTTTATCAATATCAAAGTGCTCAAAAATACTTTGTTTGGTATTGGTATAGTGTTTTACTATTTTCTCTAGTTGAGGACTTTTTGATTTTACATAGTTCTTAATTTCGTTATACAAGAAACTATCGTTTACATGTATACCCGTAAAATCTTCGTTTACTAAATCGCGTATTAGTGTTAAAGTACGTTCGCTCTCTCCCAATAATTTTTGAGGTGGCTTAGCCGTTTTTAATTGTGTGTACACAATCTCCCACTTAGCCATTAGCTCTTCTAAATCTTTTTGTAATTCTTCTACACTTACTCCCTCGGCATTGGTTCTGATAATAACACCAAAGTTAGGTTGCTTAATGGTTTGCATTAGCTTTTTAAGCCTGTTGCGTTCATCGTGTTTTACAATTTTCTTCGAAATAGAAATATTGTTATCAAAAGGTATTAGTACAATAAAGCGTCCCGGAAGGCTTATTTCGCTTGATAAGCGAGGTCCTTTATTTGATATAGGTTCTTTCACTACCTGCACCACCACTTGTTGAAACCTGCTCAGTAAAGTATTTATTTTACCATGCTTTTCAATATCCGGCTCCATTACATCATCTTCAATGCCGGAGTTTTGTTTACCGTTTCGTACTAGTTTGGTGTATTTGTGTAATGATTGAATTTGTGGCCCTAAATCATGGTAATGCAAAAAAGCATCTTTCTCATGTCCAACGTCAACAAAGGCGGAGTTTAAACCCACCATTATCTTGTTAACGGTTCCTAAGTAAATATCGCCAACCAAAAAAGCGTTATCGGCTTTTTCGTGGTGCAGTTCAATCAGTTTTTTATCTCGCATTAAAGCAATGTGTACATTGCCTGCTTGATCAGTGTTTATTATAATTTCGTTACTCACAATTTAATATTCCCCTTATAAATTTTTTTCAATTACTGTAGGTTGAGGTTCTTTCTATAGTTAAAATGTAATTGATTGGGGTAATAAATAATAAAACTTAACCTACATCAAAATGATTTAATAGGTTAAGTTTTAATATTTTTAAGAGCCTTTACCGGTTTACCCGTAAAGCGGCAGGCTTTTGTAAGATTGCAAAGTATTTAGCTAGCTAAATTACTTTTTCTTATGTCTGTTTTTACGAAGACGTTTTTTACGCTTGTGCGTGGCAATCTTATGACGTTTTCTTTTTTTACCGCTTGGCATAGTGTTTATTTTGTTTGTTTAAGATTATCAATTAATTTTTTTATTTCTCTTTTTGATTCATTATCTGAAATCAAGTTCATGCTTGTTTCGTAAGCCACAATTGCTTCTTTTTTCATATTTAAGCTGGTATATGCCTCGCCTAAATAAAAGTAAGCCTCGCTGTTTAAAGGCTCCAACTGTGTTAGCTTTTCAAACCTTGTACGTGCTTTATCCCACTGCCCGCTACGTCTGCTAAGCATACCTAAAGTATAATTAGCCTGCACGTTATTTGAATCGCGGGAAATAACATCTTTTAAAAGTTGTACGCCACGCATTACATCCAAATCGTTTTGAACGAAACAAATAGCCATTGCATTTTTTGCTTCTAAATTGTGCTCGTTAATAGAAACCACTTTTTCGAAAGCACCGATGGCTTTTTTTGATGCATAAACCTGAGCTGATGTATCAGAAGTTGTAGCTGCAAAATCGTAAAATTTAAAGCCTGCATTAAACCATGATCTTTCATCACCTAATTTTGTAGCTATATTTTGTAAATAATTAGCTGCAATTAAACCTAATCCCGCTTGGTCATAAGTTCTTACCAATAAAACGGTGGCTTGGTAGTTTGATGTATCTACTTTAATTAAGTTTTCTAAACTATCAACTTGGTGTTTTATGAGGGGTGATAAAGTATCGCGTGAGGCAATATAATACTCATCATAATCGAATGGCTTTGCAATGCTGCTTGTAGAATCGGTAGTAACAGCATACGGTACTTCAGTTCCAATGGTTCCAAAGTTAAGGTATGCTAAACCACTCGCCAAAACTACCAGCGATACGATTATGATGATATATAATTTATTATTCTGCATTTATTATT is a window of Bacteroidota bacterium DNA encoding:
- a CDS encoding Rne/Rng family ribonuclease, translating into MSNEIIINTDQAGNVHIALMRDKKLIELHHEKADNAFLVGDIYLGTVNKIMVGLNSAFVDVGHEKDAFLHYHDLGPQIQSLHKYTKLVRNGKQNSGIEDDVMEPDIEKHGKINTLLSRFQQVVVQVVKEPISNKGPRLSSEISLPGRFIVLIPFDNNISISKKIVKHDERNRLKKLMQTIKQPNFGVIIRTNAEGVSVEELQKDLEELMAKWEIVYTQLKTAKPPQKLLGESERTLTLIRDLVNEDFTGIHVNDSFLYNEIKNYVKSKSPQLEKIVKHYTNTKQSIFEHFDIDKQIKASFGKEANFMGGCYLIIEHTEAMHVIDVNSGNMSGKNEAQEENALRINLEAASEIARQLRLRDMGGIIVVDFIDQKTSGNRKLVYEKLKEEMKSDRAKHKILPMSPFGLVEITRQRVRPEMTVITTEKCPTCRGTGEIQNSVVLLDEIENQVKYLIENVRHKGFSLELNPYLVAYFTKGGLKSPRMKWFLRYKRWIKIKPVNSLSMLDYRFIDRDGEAVVF
- a CDS encoding tetratricopeptide repeat protein, with product MQNNKLYIIIIVSLVVLASGLAYLNFGTIGTEVPYAVTTDSTSSIAKPFDYDEYYIASRDTLSPLIKHQVDSLENLIKVDTSNYQATVLLVRTYDQAGLGLIAANYLQNIATKLGDERSWFNAGFKFYDFAATTSDTSAQVYASKKAIGAFEKVVSINEHNLEAKNAMAICFVQNDLDVMRGVQLLKDVISRDSNNVQANYTLGMLSRRSGQWDKARTRFEKLTQLEPLNSEAYFYLGEAYTSLNMKKEAIVAYETSMNLISDNESKREIKKLIDNLKQTK